A genomic segment from Pseudomonas sessilinigenes encodes:
- a CDS encoding MGH1-like glycoside hydrolase domain-containing protein: protein MPTRSAASILDTLEGQRLRGPAAEQWRQWGPYLSERQWGTVREDYSADGEAWTYFPHDQARSRAYRWGEDGLAGFSDKDQHWCLGLALWNEQDSILKERLFGLDNAEGNHGEDVKELYFYLDGVPSHAYMRMLYKYPQRSFPYADLVAENARRGLADAEYEILDTGVFEDDRYFDVIVEYAKHTADDLFMRVTVHNRYHQPARLRVLPQVWARNDWSWGAGTQPSLRLAGERLLAQHPRLAEREVSAWGAGPCQWLFCHNQSNFPRLDGLASPGPFKDGINDYLVDGQATAVSFDSGTKAAAHFTLELAGGETRSLYLRFAPVDCEQVNARSLFEQRRREADEFYGALQQGIADPDARNVQRQALAGLLWSKQLYYFDVNQWLDGDPGQPAPPAQRLHLRNSHWRHLANADIVSMPDTWEYPWYASWDLGFQAVAFALIDPGFAKQQLLLLVKDRFMHPNGQLPAYEWRFDDANPPVHAWACWRVYQQEKTLTGEGDMDFLERVLHKLLLNFSWWVNRKDAEGRNLFQGGFLGLDNIALFDRSAPLPEGFSLDQADGTAWVAAYALDLMRMALELARRNAVYVDIAVKFFEHFLYIAGAINRVDDGTEGLWDEEDRFFYDVLHRPDGRSEPLRLRSIVGLMPLFAVQVLEQHEHECLPGLAQRLLGFLHHRPDLASLVSRWYEPGKGNRLLLALLRGERTKDLLKRMLDEDEFLSEFGIRSLSKAFERPFAMQVDGKQLCARYEPAESGSRLYGGNSNWRGPLWMPINYMLIESLRELHRYYDVNFSVEYPRGSGYLASLQEVADSLGQRLTRLFLMDEEGRRPSMSGYAQLQGDARDRELVLFHEYFHGDNGRGLGASHQTGWTALVALLLQPEN from the coding sequence ATGCCGACACGATCCGCAGCGAGCATTCTCGATACCCTTGAGGGCCAGCGCCTGCGTGGGCCGGCGGCCGAGCAGTGGCGTCAGTGGGGACCGTACCTGAGTGAACGGCAATGGGGCACGGTGCGCGAGGACTACAGCGCCGATGGTGAGGCCTGGACGTACTTCCCCCACGACCAGGCCCGCAGCCGCGCCTATCGCTGGGGTGAGGATGGCCTGGCCGGGTTCTCCGACAAGGACCAGCACTGGTGCCTGGGCCTGGCGCTGTGGAACGAGCAGGACAGTATCCTCAAGGAGCGCCTGTTCGGCCTGGACAACGCCGAGGGCAATCACGGCGAGGACGTCAAGGAGCTGTATTTCTACCTCGACGGGGTGCCCAGCCATGCCTACATGCGCATGCTCTACAAGTACCCACAGCGCTCCTTTCCCTATGCCGACCTGGTGGCGGAGAACGCCCGTCGTGGCTTGGCCGACGCCGAGTACGAGATCCTCGACACCGGTGTCTTCGAAGATGATCGCTATTTCGATGTGATCGTGGAGTATGCCAAGCACACCGCCGATGACCTGTTCATGCGGGTCACGGTACACAACCGCTACCACCAGCCGGCACGTCTGCGGGTCTTGCCCCAGGTCTGGGCGCGCAACGACTGGAGCTGGGGCGCAGGGACCCAGCCCAGCTTGCGCCTTGCGGGCGAGCGGTTGCTGGCCCAGCACCCCAGGCTGGCCGAGCGCGAAGTCAGCGCCTGGGGCGCGGGGCCCTGCCAGTGGCTGTTCTGCCACAACCAGAGCAACTTCCCCCGGCTCGATGGCCTGGCCTCTCCGGGGCCGTTCAAGGACGGTATCAACGATTACCTGGTGGACGGCCAGGCCACGGCTGTGAGCTTCGACTCCGGAACCAAGGCCGCTGCTCACTTCACCCTGGAATTGGCCGGTGGCGAAACGCGCAGCCTGTACCTGCGCTTCGCCCCGGTGGACTGCGAACAGGTCAACGCTCGCAGCCTGTTCGAGCAGCGTCGACGTGAGGCCGACGAGTTCTATGGTGCCTTGCAGCAAGGCATCGCCGATCCGGATGCGCGCAACGTGCAGCGCCAGGCCCTGGCCGGGCTGTTGTGGTCCAAGCAGCTGTACTACTTCGACGTCAACCAGTGGCTCGACGGCGACCCCGGGCAGCCGGCGCCGCCGGCCCAGCGCCTGCATCTGCGCAACAGCCATTGGCGGCACCTGGCCAATGCCGACATCGTCAGCATGCCCGATACCTGGGAGTACCCCTGGTACGCCTCCTGGGACCTGGGTTTCCAGGCGGTGGCCTTCGCCCTGATCGACCCAGGCTTCGCCAAGCAGCAACTGTTGCTGCTGGTGAAGGACCGCTTCATGCACCCCAACGGCCAGTTGCCGGCCTATGAGTGGCGCTTCGACGATGCCAACCCGCCAGTGCATGCCTGGGCCTGCTGGCGGGTCTACCAGCAGGAGAAGACCCTCACCGGCGAGGGCGACATGGACTTTCTCGAACGGGTCCTGCACAAGCTGCTGCTGAACTTTTCCTGGTGGGTCAATCGCAAGGATGCCGAGGGTCGCAACCTGTTCCAGGGCGGTTTTCTCGGCCTGGACAACATCGCCTTGTTCGACCGTTCGGCGCCGCTGCCCGAGGGATTCAGCCTCGACCAGGCCGATGGCACCGCCTGGGTCGCGGCCTACGCCCTGGACCTGATGCGCATGGCCCTGGAACTGGCCCGACGCAATGCGGTGTACGTGGATATCGCGGTGAAGTTCTTCGAGCATTTCCTGTACATCGCTGGCGCCATCAACCGGGTGGACGACGGTACCGAGGGCCTGTGGGACGAGGAGGACCGGTTTTTCTACGATGTCCTGCACAGGCCCGACGGGCGCAGCGAGCCATTGCGCCTGCGTTCCATCGTCGGCCTGATGCCCTTGTTCGCGGTGCAGGTGCTGGAACAGCACGAACACGAATGCCTGCCGGGCCTGGCCCAGCGCTTGCTGGGTTTCTTGCACCACAGGCCGGACCTCGCCAGCCTGGTATCGCGCTGGTACGAGCCGGGCAAGGGCAATCGCTTGCTGCTGGCATTGCTGCGGGGCGAGCGCACCAAGGACCTGCTCAAGCGCATGCTCGACGAAGACGAGTTTCTCAGCGAGTTCGGCATCCGTTCCTTGTCCAAGGCCTTCGAGCGACCGTTCGCCATGCAGGTCGATGGCAAGCAATTGTGTGCCCGCTATGAGCCGGCCGAGTCCGGCTCGCGACTCTACGGTGGCAACTCCAACTGGCGCGGGCCGTTGTGGATGCCGATCAACTACATGCTGATCGAATCCTTGCGCGAGCTGCATCGTTACTACGACGTCAATTTCTCGGTGGAGTACCCCCGGGGTTCCGGTTACCTGGCGTCCCTGC
- a CDS encoding amidase: MTDLHELQAAQLLALFANRTLSPLDYYDHLLAHIDAWEPHIRALYAFDPEQVRQQARAATERWNKGTPCGPLDGIPVTIKELIATRGTPIPLGCAATALTPATQDAPPAARMREAGAIILAKTTVPDFGMLSSGLSSFHGLTRNPWNLERNTGGSSSGAGAAAAAGYGPLHIGTDIGGSIRLPAAWCGLVGFKPTLGRIPIDPYYTGRCAGPMTRSVEDTILLMRHLARPDARDATSLPPLTSDWSEQPLSVNGLKIGLMLQPGAGLQPEGFVCEAVERAARLFESHGARVQALAPIMDRPLLDGLDRFWRARQWAELSALGSEQFAKVLPYIREWAAPGADLSGVEAVQGFNQTFEMRRRAAQVFSEFDLVLSPTNQVNSFPAHWPSPSNDPQRPFEHIVFTLPWNMGEQPALSINCGLSADGLPIGLQMIAPRFADQWLLQVAKTYESWRGAIHRWPSPPSH; encoded by the coding sequence ATGACTGATCTGCACGAGCTCCAAGCCGCCCAACTGCTGGCGTTGTTCGCCAACCGCACGTTGTCTCCCCTGGACTACTACGACCATCTGCTGGCCCATATCGACGCCTGGGAGCCCCATATCCGTGCGCTCTACGCCTTCGACCCGGAGCAGGTGCGCCAGCAGGCCAGGGCTGCCACCGAGCGTTGGAACAAGGGCACCCCCTGCGGCCCGCTGGACGGGATACCGGTGACAATCAAGGAACTGATCGCCACCCGCGGCACACCGATTCCCCTGGGCTGCGCTGCCACCGCCCTCACGCCGGCAACCCAGGATGCACCGCCAGCGGCACGCATGCGCGAGGCCGGGGCGATCATCCTGGCCAAGACCACGGTGCCGGATTTCGGCATGTTGTCCTCAGGGTTGTCGAGCTTCCACGGCCTCACCCGCAACCCCTGGAACCTGGAGCGCAATACCGGTGGCTCCAGTTCCGGAGCCGGCGCTGCCGCAGCGGCCGGTTATGGCCCACTGCACATCGGCACCGACATCGGCGGCTCGATACGCCTGCCAGCGGCCTGGTGCGGCCTGGTGGGCTTCAAGCCGACCCTCGGGCGAATTCCCATCGACCCTTACTACACCGGGCGCTGTGCCGGACCGATGACTCGTAGCGTCGAGGATACGATCCTGCTGATGCGCCACCTGGCACGGCCCGATGCCCGCGATGCCACCAGCCTGCCGCCGCTGACCAGCGACTGGAGCGAGCAACCGCTCTCGGTCAATGGCCTGAAGATCGGGCTGATGCTGCAACCCGGTGCCGGCCTGCAACCCGAGGGTTTTGTCTGCGAGGCCGTGGAACGTGCCGCACGCCTGTTCGAAAGCCACGGTGCCCGGGTACAAGCCCTGGCGCCGATCATGGACCGGCCATTGCTGGATGGCCTGGACCGCTTCTGGCGCGCCCGGCAGTGGGCCGAACTCTCGGCCCTGGGCAGCGAGCAGTTCGCCAAGGTGCTGCCCTACATCCGTGAGTGGGCCGCCCCTGGAGCCGACCTGTCCGGGGTCGAGGCCGTACAAGGCTTCAACCAGACGTTCGAGATGCGCCGTCGCGCAGCACAGGTATTCAGCGAGTTCGACCTGGTGCTGTCGCCCACCAACCAGGTCAACAGCTTCCCCGCCCACTGGCCATCGCCAAGCAACGATCCGCAACGGCCATTCGAACACATCGTCTTCACCCTGCCCTGGAACATGGGCGAACAACCGGCGCTGTCGATCAACTGTGGCTTGAGTGCCGATGGCTTGCCCATCGGCTTGCAGATGATCGCCCCGCGCTTTGCCGACCAATGGCTGCTGCAAGTGGCCAAGACCTACGAGAGCTGGCGTGGAGCGATCCACCGTTGGCCAAGCCCGCCGTCGCACTGA